AATTTCAGAGCTTACCCCATTAAAAATAAAAAAAACAACGTAATTGGTGTTGCTGAATTTGGATTGGATGTTACTGCTGAAAGGAAAGCAAAAGAGAAACTTGAGAAAAGTGAAGCTAAATTCCGTACGTTGTCAAACGCAACTTTTGAGTCTATATTAATTACTTCAAGTGGAATTTTAATTGAGACCAATCAAACTGCCGCAGAAATGTTTGATTACTCTATTAATGAATTAAGAAACAAAGAAATTACCTCATTATTTGCACCTGATTATAGAAAAATTATACAAAACAGATTAACAGGAGTAAAAGACAAACCAGTTGATATCATCGGCTTGAAGAAAGACGGTCAGTTGTTTGATGCACAAGTTCGCATCAAGTCGATGGACTATAAAGGGCAAGTTGTGAAAGTTATGGCAGTTCGCGATATTACTGCTAAAAAGCGAACAGAAAATATTCAATCGGTTGTATTTAAAATAGCTAATGCAGTAAATATTACAAAAGACCTTGTTGAGTTATTTAATGTGATCCGTTTAGAACTAAGTCGGGTTATTGATACATCAAATTTTATTATTTCCTTATACGATGAAAACTCTGATACAATTTCGTCTCCATTTTTTGTTGACGAAAAAGATAGTTTTACATCCTTACCCATAGGGAAATCGCTCACAAAATATTTATTAAAAGAAAAGACCGGGCTTTTACTACATCAATCTGAAATTGAAAAACTAATCAAGAGTAAAGAAGTTGTTAATAAAGGAGAAATATGCAAAGTATGGTTGGGTGTGCCTTTAAAGGCATCAAACCGAATAATAGGTGCATTAATAGTACAAAGTTATAGCGATGAGAATGCTTATTCTACTAAGGATTTAGAAATGCTAAGCTTTGTGTCTACCCAAATCGGATTATCGGTAGAACGAAAAGTTGCTGAAAATGCCCTTCGCGAAAATGAGGAAAAATTAAGGGCATTTTTTGAATCTGGGGTAGCAGGAACTTGTTTTTGTTCAACCAGTGGCATTGTGAAAAATGCAAATAAAGAATTCAAGCGAATTTTAGGCTACGCTAATAACGAAATCGTTGGAGAAAAAATTGATTGGAAAAAACAAACTCCCAAAGAATTTTATGTTCTTGACGAACAAAAAATGTTAGAAGCCAAACTAAATGGTTCATGCACTCCCTATGAAAAACAATTAATCAACTTTAATGGAAAAATAATTTGGGTGCTGATTGGCTATGTTTTAATCGGAGAAGCCAAAGATCAAATGATCGTTTTTATGCTTGACTTAACCGATCGCAAAAACTTTGAATTAAAGCTTAAAGAATCGCGTGAAAAAGCAGAAGAATCAGATCGGCTAAAAACTGCTTTCCTGGCCAATATGTCACATGAAATTCGAACACCCATGAATGCCATTGTTGGCTTTACAAGTTTCTTAGAAGATCCTTACTATAACAATGAGGAGAAATCTGAATTTGTAACTGTGATTCAGAAAAACGTAAATGCATTACTGAGCTTAATTGATGATATCATCGACATCTCCAAAATTGAATCAGGTGAACTTCGAATTCGAAAAGTAGAGTTTTCATTGAATACCTTATTGAAAGAAGTTTATCATTCATTCAATGAATTAATTGTTAAATCTGAAAAAAGTAATGTCGTCTTTGAAATATGCAAGCTGGATGATTCTAATGACGTTATACTATTCAATGATCCAAATCGTTTACGTCAGGTTTTAACAAATTTGTTAAGTAATGCATTTAAATTTACGCAAGATGGTAGTATTAAAATTAGTTATGAACTAAAGGGAAATACTATACAGTTCTGTGTTTGTGATACGGGTATAGGTATGACCTCAGAAGATATTAGTATCATTTTTGATCGTTTTTCACAAGCAAAAAACACGCTGACACGAGAGCATGGAGGAACAGGCTTAGGTCTTACAATTTCCAAGAACCTGGTGAATTTCCTTGGTGGTGATTTATGGGTAGATTCTAAACTTGGAGTTGGATCAAAATTCTTTTTTAATTTACCTTATAATAAAGAAGCAAAAGACCAAATAAATCAACCTGAAAACTCAGTTTTGGAATTGCAAACTGCACCCGACTGGACCGGTAAAAAAATACTCATTGCAGAGGATATAGATTCGAACTTCAGAATTCTAGAAAAAATATTGGAACCAACACATGTTTCATTGATTTGGGTGAAGCAAGGAGATGAGGCAGTCAGAGTCTGTAAGCAAGATTTAGACATCGATGCCGTATTAATGGATGTACAAATGCCTGAAATGAATGGCTATGAAGCAACCCAGAATATCAAGAAATTCAGGAAAGATATTCCAGTGGTGGCAATTACCGCTTTCGCCATGTCAAACGAAAAAGAAAAAAGTAAGCAAGCAGGCTGTGACGAATATATTCCTAAGCCCATTCGAAAGCAGAGACTTTATGCTGTCTTACACTCTTTTCTTGGGCACAAATAGCATTTCTATTTTGAATTAAATTTCTCTTGCAATTATAGTATATTTGCCAGCTATTGATTTTTAAATTATAAATTGAACAAAATGAAAAAACATTTGTCCTTATTAGTATTGGTATTATTGATTGGATTCAATTATACACAAGCATGTACCAATTTTTTGGTAACAAAAGGTGCTTCTGTAGATGGTTCCACAATGATTACCTACGCAGCTGACGCTCATGTATTGTATGGTGAATTATATTATACACCTGCTATGGATTACCCATCAAATGCGATGGTTGATGTAATTGAATGGGACACCAAGAAGTTACTTGGTAGTATCAAACAAGTTTCACATACGTATTCAGTTGTTGGTAATATGAATGAACATCAGGTGTCGATTGGTGAAACAACTTATGGTGGCCGATCTGAATTGTCAAACTTTCATAGCGGAATAGTTGATTATGGTAGCTTAATGTGGCTGGCTTTGCAAAGAGCAAAAACAGCGCGTGAAGCAATCAAAGTAATTGCTGGTCTTTTCGATGAATATGGATACTACAGTAGTGGCGAATCTTTTTCCATTTCAGATAAAAATGAAGTTTGGATTATGGAACTGATTGGCAAAGGAGAAGGCCAAAAAGGAGCCCTTTGGGTTGCTTTGCTAGTACCAGATGGTTATGTCTGTGCCCATGCAAATCAGGCAAGAATTACAACTTTCGATTTTCAGGAAAAAAATGACTGGTTTAATGAAAGCCAAACTGTTTTTCATGCACCTGATGTAGTCAGTTTTGCACGTGCAAAGGGATGGTATTCTGGCAAAGACAAAGATTTTAGTTTTTCCGATGTATACGCACCAGTTGACTTTGGTGGAGCTCGTTTTTGTGAAATGCGTGTTTGGTCATTCTTCAAAGATGTAAACAGCAAAATGGGTAAATATGCTGATTATGCATCTGGTGTAATCAAACATGGTAAAAACGAATTTGCAAAAAACAGAATGCCTTTATGGATTAAACCTGATAAAAAAGTTTCTGCTCAGGATTTGATGAAATATATGAGAGATCATTTAGAAGGAACTGATTGGGATATGAGTAAAGATATTGGTGCAGGCCCATGGGAATTACCCTATAGATGGAGACCATTAACCTGGGAAGTTGATAGCGTAGTTTATTGTAATGAAAGAGCAACTGCTACACAGCAAACCGGATTTTCATTTGTTTCACAATCGAGGAACTGGTTGCCCGATCCAATAGGTGGAATACATTGGTTTAGCGTAGATGATGCCAATACAACCGTTTATACGCCAATGTATTGTGGTATTACCAAAGTCCCTGAATCATATGCAGTTGGGAATGGTGATTTACTTACGTTTTCTTGGGATGCAGCATTTTGGGTTTTTAATTTCGTCTCTAACTGGACCTACTCCCGTTATAGTTATATGATTAAAGATGTAAGAGTAAAGCAACAAGCTTTCGAGAAAAAATATGCTGAGCTTACACCTGTTATTGATAATGCTGCTAAAACACTTTATGCGCAAAATCCAGAATTAGCAATTGAATTCATTACCAATTATTCAGTGAATACAGCGAATAATTTAGTAGATGACTGGCGTGAATTGGGTGAATTTCTTCTGACTAAATATATTGATGGTAACATCAAAAAAGAAAAAGAAGGTATGTTTGAGAGAACAGCAACTGGTTATCCTGCAGGACCTGACCAACCTGGCTACCCAGATTGGTGGTTGAAGAAAGTTGTTGAGACATCAAACGGAAAATTTGAAGTTAAAGGAGCAGCACATTAAGCTTTCTGTAATATGATTATTAAGGGCTGAGTCAAATTGATTTCAGCCTTTTTTTTATCTATTATTTAAAGCAAAAAATAATGAAGATAGTGAATCACTATTATTCATTGAAAAACTAATACTTATGAATATTTATTTATAATAAATAAGCTGTATGAAGTGATCTTAGATTATCTATAAATATTTGCTTTTTAATTTCGGTTTTTGTAAGTGTTTAATTGTGTGAATATTGCGTGTAATAGTAAGAATAACAGTTTGTTATGAGCATTGTTGAATTCAGAAAAAAATGTAGAAAAATAATAGCGAAATAATTAATGCCTCTGAACCTTGTAAATCAAAATGCCATTTTTAATTATTTAGATATTATCGAAATTATATTTATTATTTAAGTGAATTTTGTGGAATATAGGATGCTGATTTTTAATATATTAGCTAAGCTAATTAAATTGTTTCCACAATATTTGCACAAAATATTGGCCTTTTGTTGATAACAGTTTATCAGTAAATCTTGTTATGTTGAAATAGTATAGTGATGTATTTTTAGGTCAGAAAAATTAATGAACTGATTGACGTATTTGGGGAATTTTAATGGAGAAAAAAACTGATTCATTTAGTGAGAAGCTTGCTTCAATAAGAAAAAAAGTACCTCAGTCTATGGGGCAAATGGTAGAGTTCGGGAAATTACCCCCTCAAGCCGTGCATATTGAAGAAGCTGTGTTGGGTGCATTAATGCTGGAAAAAGATGCGTTAATAGATGTTTTGGATATGCTTAATGCTGATGTTTTTTACAGAGATGAGCATAAGGAAATTTATAGAGCTATTATTGGTTTATTCGAGAATAGTAAACCCATCGATATACTAACGGTTACCAATGAGCTTCGAAATAGGGGAAGCCTCGAACAAGTGGGAGGAGCCTATTATATAGCTGAATTAACAAATAGAGTTGGTAGCTCTGCAAATATCGATTACCACACCCGTATTTTAGTAGAAAAGTTTATTCTACGGGAATTAATTAAAATTTCCAGCGATGTTCAGCGTGAAGCCTATGACGAAACAACTGATGTTTTTGATTTACTCGATAAGGCAGAACGTGAATTGTATAATGTAGCACAAGGAAACCTGAAGGGAAGTTACACACCCATGAGCACCTTAATTACCAAATCGCTGGAAGCGATTGAGGAAATGAGCAAGAATAAGGATAAAGGTGGCTTATCGGGAGTACCCAGTGGTTATTTTGATCTGGATAGGGTTACATCAGGTTGGCAACCCTCGGATTTGATTATTATTGCTTCCAGACCGGGTATGGGAAAAACCTCATTTGTTCTATCCATGGCCAGAAATGCGTCAGTTGAATTTGGTAGGGGTGTAGCCATTTTTTCTTTGGAAATGTCATCTATTCAGCTTGTTCAACGTTTAATTTCAGCCGAAGCAGAACTCGATTCTGAGAAATTAAGAAGTGGTAATTTGGAAAGCTATGAGTGGCAACAGCTGAATACAAAAATTGATAAACTGTCAAAGGCCAATATTTTTATTGATGACACCCCGGGTATCAATGTTTTCGAACTGAGAGCCAAGTGTCGGAGATTAAAAAGTCAGCATAATATTGAAATGATTATCATTGACTACTTACAGTTGATGAATGCCCATATCGATCAGCGGAAAAATACAAACAGAGAACAGGAAATATCACAGATTTCCAGAGCATTGAAGGGGCTGGCAAAAGAATTGAATGTGCCTGTTGTCGCTCTGTCTCAGCTTAGTCGTGAAGTTGAGAAAAGGGGAAGCAATAAACGACCAATTTTGTCTGACTTGAGAGAATCCGGATCAATTGAACAAGATGCTGACCAGGTTATGTTTATTTATAGGCCAGAGTATTATGGACTGACTGAAGATGAAGATCACAATCCTGTACAAGGTTTAGCTGAGCTGATTATTGCAAAAAACAGACATGGTAGTACAACTACAGTAAATCTGAAATTCATTAGCAAATTTGCTCGCTTTAGTAATTTAACAGACAATTATCTGAATGATAATGATAGCGATGGGATTATTACAATAAACTCACGTGCGAGTGATGATGATGAAGATGATGAAGCTCCATTTTAAACCTGAACTCAGGTTTTAAGCATTAAATAAAGAGAGTTCCTTTTTTATTTTTTCAATAAGTTGGTCGCTAGCTTTGTAAACTGGTGGTCGAACATGTATGTCACAATAATTCATCTGATTTAAAAGAACCTTAATACCAACCGGATTGCCTTCTTCAAAAATCAACCGAATTAACTCCTGTAATTTATAATGAATTAGCCGAGCATCAGTAATATTTGATGAAGCAAGTTTCAACATGTTTGAAAATTCAAAAGGAAAAGCATTACCTATTACTGAAATTACACCATCCATTCCTATGGCCATTTGGGGAAGGGCTAATAAATCATCCCCTGAAATCACCATAAAATCGGTTGGCTTGTTTTTGATTATTTGCATGATTTGCTCCAAATCTCCAGAAGCCTCTTTAACAGCCACTATATTCTGAAAATCATGTGCTAAGCGAAGACTGGTTTCGGCTGTCATGTTGGAAGATGTTCTGCCGGGTACATTGTACATAATTATAGGCACATCTGTTGCCTCTGCCAAAATCTTATAATGATTGTAGATACCTTGCTGACTAGGTTTGTTGTAATATGGAGATACTGACAGAATTCCACTTACACCCGCAAAATCGAATGTTTTAAAATCCTTTGCAACTTCTATTGTATTA
This genomic window from Bacteroidota bacterium contains:
- a CDS encoding PAS domain S-box protein translates to NFRAYPIKNKKNNVIGVAEFGLDVTAERKAKEKLEKSEAKFRTLSNATFESILITSSGILIETNQTAAEMFDYSINELRNKEITSLFAPDYRKIIQNRLTGVKDKPVDIIGLKKDGQLFDAQVRIKSMDYKGQVVKVMAVRDITAKKRTENIQSVVFKIANAVNITKDLVELFNVIRLELSRVIDTSNFIISLYDENSDTISSPFFVDEKDSFTSLPIGKSLTKYLLKEKTGLLLHQSEIEKLIKSKEVVNKGEICKVWLGVPLKASNRIIGALIVQSYSDENAYSTKDLEMLSFVSTQIGLSVERKVAENALRENEEKLRAFFESGVAGTCFCSTSGIVKNANKEFKRILGYANNEIVGEKIDWKKQTPKEFYVLDEQKMLEAKLNGSCTPYEKQLINFNGKIIWVLIGYVLIGEAKDQMIVFMLDLTDRKNFELKLKESREKAEESDRLKTAFLANMSHEIRTPMNAIVGFTSFLEDPYYNNEEKSEFVTVIQKNVNALLSLIDDIIDISKIESGELRIRKVEFSLNTLLKEVYHSFNELIVKSEKSNVVFEICKLDDSNDVILFNDPNRLRQVLTNLLSNAFKFTQDGSIKISYELKGNTIQFCVCDTGIGMTSEDISIIFDRFSQAKNTLTREHGGTGLGLTISKNLVNFLGGDLWVDSKLGVGSKFFFNLPYNKEAKDQINQPENSVLELQTAPDWTGKKILIAEDIDSNFRILEKILEPTHVSLIWVKQGDEAVRVCKQDLDIDAVLMDVQMPEMNGYEATQNIKKFRKDIPVVAITAFAMSNEKEKSKQAGCDEYIPKPIRKQRLYAVLHSFLGHK
- the dnaB gene encoding replicative DNA helicase, yielding MEKKTDSFSEKLASIRKKVPQSMGQMVEFGKLPPQAVHIEEAVLGALMLEKDALIDVLDMLNADVFYRDEHKEIYRAIIGLFENSKPIDILTVTNELRNRGSLEQVGGAYYIAELTNRVGSSANIDYHTRILVEKFILRELIKISSDVQREAYDETTDVFDLLDKAERELYNVAQGNLKGSYTPMSTLITKSLEAIEEMSKNKDKGGLSGVPSGYFDLDRVTSGWQPSDLIIIASRPGMGKTSFVLSMARNASVEFGRGVAIFSLEMSSIQLVQRLISAEAELDSEKLRSGNLESYEWQQLNTKIDKLSKANIFIDDTPGINVFELRAKCRRLKSQHNIEMIIIDYLQLMNAHIDQRKNTNREQEISQISRALKGLAKELNVPVVALSQLSREVEKRGSNKRPILSDLRESGSIEQDADQVMFIYRPEYYGLTEDEDHNPVQGLAELIIAKNRHGSTTTVNLKFISKFARFSNLTDNYLNDNDSDGIITINSRASDDDEDDEAPF
- a CDS encoding 4-hydroxy-tetrahydrodipicolinate synthase, giving the protein MIFKGLGVAVITPFTKSLDIDFVAFNKIITNLIENGADYLVLMGTTAESPTLNKQEKRQLIDAAIEINQARIPIVVGIGGNNTIEVAKDFKTFDFAGVSGILSVSPYYNKPSQQGIYNHYKILAEATDVPIIMYNVPGRTSSNMTAETSLRLAHDFQNIVAVKEASGDLEQIMQIIKNKPTDFMVISGDDLLALPQMAIGMDGVISVIGNAFPFEFSNMLKLASSNITDARLIHYKLQELIRLIFEEGNPVGIKVLLNQMNYCDIHVRPPVYKASDQLIEKIKKELSLFNA
- a CDS encoding dipeptidase translates to MKKHLSLLVLVLLIGFNYTQACTNFLVTKGASVDGSTMITYAADAHVLYGELYYTPAMDYPSNAMVDVIEWDTKKLLGSIKQVSHTYSVVGNMNEHQVSIGETTYGGRSELSNFHSGIVDYGSLMWLALQRAKTAREAIKVIAGLFDEYGYYSSGESFSISDKNEVWIMELIGKGEGQKGALWVALLVPDGYVCAHANQARITTFDFQEKNDWFNESQTVFHAPDVVSFARAKGWYSGKDKDFSFSDVYAPVDFGGARFCEMRVWSFFKDVNSKMGKYADYASGVIKHGKNEFAKNRMPLWIKPDKKVSAQDLMKYMRDHLEGTDWDMSKDIGAGPWELPYRWRPLTWEVDSVVYCNERATATQQTGFSFVSQSRNWLPDPIGGIHWFSVDDANTTVYTPMYCGITKVPESYAVGNGDLLTFSWDAAFWVFNFVSNWTYSRYSYMIKDVRVKQQAFEKKYAELTPVIDNAAKTLYAQNPELAIEFITNYSVNTANNLVDDWRELGEFLLTKYIDGNIKKEKEGMFERTATGYPAGPDQPGYPDWWLKKVVETSNGKFEVKGAAH